The nucleotide sequence GTGATCTCGTTCCGAACCGCATCCATCGCGGCTTTTCCACGGTCGGTGGCGACCACTTCTCGAGCAGCATCAAAACCACTCTCCCGACGCAGCGCGATTGTCTCTGCGAGTTCGTCGAGCTTGTCGGTGATCCCTGCTTCAAGGAACGCAATTCGCGATCGCTGTTCTGAGCTGTGATTCATCATTCGATCCAGGTCGACGAGTCGAGATCGAATGCGCACCACGGCCACCGTGTAGGGTTCCAGGTATTTCTCGTCCCCTGTAATGACGAAACCCCGCTGCCCCGTTTCTGCATCCGCGGACAAGGCGAGAAGATCCGTCAACCCCATCAACAGCTCATGGGTATCAGCAATCTGCCGAGCGTTACGACTGAGCGCCAATGTGTTCGTGTAAGAGATAACCCCACTGAAAATGAACAGGATAAGTGCAGCGACCATCCCGAGAATAATAAAAGTCTCAGATCGAAGAGTCAGCGTCGTGGGCGAAATGCGGCTTTTCTTCATCAAGCAAGTTCACATTCTGAGGTCGGCAAAAAACAGGGAGAGGAAACAGTACAACGATCACCGGTTATCAGACAACCTGGTCAAGAATAGACCACAGTGAAGCCCGATCGTCCCAATCGACCAGTGAGCCACTTATATCTAGACACTCGATAGTCCACCGTCGGATCCAGCCGCGACGCGAGGCACTCTGCATTTTTTATACCAAAGATCATGGCTATCAGGAGTACCAAGAGAACACCTTGGAGGCAGATTTCCAAGCAGTGAGACGGACCAACAAAATTCTCCTCAAGCGTGCGACTTCGCAACCCACGCTGAACTCGGCGCGAGCAGACGTGACATGGAATCTTGCTGGCGCAAATTCGTGGTGGTCCACGCGACGTCTCCGCACATGCGTTCCAGGCAGCAGGGCGGTGCAACCACCTTTGTCCATCTGCACTGAAGTCAAGCATTGGTTTCGCTGCTTCCCGCTGGCTCCGGTCAGAGAAGCAGCCCTCTCAAGCCAGTTCCGTCTTCTCAAATATCAAAGTCGGTCCGGCAGCGACCCAACTGTCTTGTCGAGGCTGTTGCGTTCTACCTCTGCATCTGCCGCTACAGGATTTAACCACCTGAAATCGATCGCTAGAATGCCCTGCACGAAAAGCCCTAAGCTGAAAGTCAGTTCATGAATCCGCATCCCCCTCAAGAACTCCTCGAACAAACCCACTCTTTCCCCGGACGATTCGTTTTTAAAGCGATTGGACGTCCAGCAGATGATTTTGCTTCCCGCGTGGTCGCCGTTGTACGGCTGACTCTGGAACTCGATTTCGATCCTCCTTATGAACTGAAGGAGACCGCTGCGGGACGACATGTCTCGGTGACCGTCGAACCCCAGGTTGAAACATCGCAACAAGTGATCGATATCTACAGCGCCATTCGAAATCTCGAGGGTCTGGTCATGCTGTTGTAACCTGCGCCCATGCACGTTGCGGTAGATCTCCGAACAATCAGACTGCAACTTCGGAGCATTACTTCAGGCGTGCGCGCAGAGGTCTGGTGCGGCGGCTTGCACCATCATCGCCGACCCCACGATCGGGCGATACGGTGTCAAAGGTGACGCGGTGAGGAGAAGTCGCCCCGAACCAGTTTGAGCGAGCGAAGCGTCATCCGCAGAGTTGGACGTGCACCTTCGCGTTAGCGAGTCTTCAGACACTGCAGCAGCAGGACTTCGAATTCGTTCCAGTCGAAATCGGGCTGGTCCAGAATGACCTCCAGTCGACTGTCTCGGCGATAGGGAATCGACTCGTACGTCAGTTCCCCACCAACACGATTGTAGAGAATCCATTCACTCCCGACGTTGAACACGCCCTTCAAGCGGTGAACATCGAGGCTGCCGCTAAAGAGTTCGAACAGGCTGATCTGACGGAACGTGTCCAGCGGTGAAAAGATCCACCCGCATGCCGCACGATCGCTCTGTCGACTCTCTTTTCGTACGGGATGCCCGGGGAGCAGCATCGAAATCAGCGGACGATCACCAACCCGAACTGTCTCACTCGCGCTGGTTGTGGTCACGTCAGGTTCAGGACGCGCAGGATGAGCATCCGGAAACAACGCGGTCCGCTCTGGAGAGATATCCGTATCTAGCAGCGATCGATCGATCCGGCCCCCAGTCGTCGTCAGAACCTGAGCCTTGGGTGGAAACAGTCCATTCAAGAAGGTGAGAAATTCACGAAGTCGATCAGGGGAGGTGCGATCGAGTTTGTTCACGACGACGACGTCCGCCATGTGAAGCTGATCCTGAAAGACGTTCACATTCGTGACGGCGGGATTGGCATAGTCAGCCGGATCCGCGAGACAGATCGTGGCTCGCAGATCGACAATCCCGCGGAACCAGGGTCCGCGCAGAGTGTCGAGAACCTTCGCAGGATGCCCCAGTCCAGTGGGTTCAATCACAACGCGATCAGGATTCGTCTGACGGATCAGTTCCATCAACGAGAATTCGATCGGCGAATCAGACGAGCAGCAAAAGCACCCGCCGGCAATCTCAGTGACGGCAACGTTGTCCGAACCCGCCGATTCAATCAATGCCCCGTCGATACCGACTTCACCAAACTCATTGACCAGAACGGCCCAACGCTCTCCCGCAGGCTTCTGACTGATCAGGTGTCGGATCGCGCTCGTCTTTCCCACCCCCAGAAAGCCCGTGATCAGGTTTGTCGGAATCCGCTTTCGGTCGGTCATAAACATCGGCAATCGCAATGAGAAGAAATTATTGAGGTTTCTCACCAACATACAGGGTGGCAATGCCAAACGTTAGTGGCGTGAACGTCACCTTGGTCAGCCCGCACGACTCCAGTTTGTCTGCCAGTTCCTTTCCGTAAGGGAACTCAGAAACCGACGCAGGCAGATACTCATACGCCGACTGCTTGTTTTTTGCGAACAGCTGGCCAATCCGCGGCAAAACGTGTTTGAAGTAGTTGCGGTATACGAAGTTGAACATCGGGTTCGTCGGCATCGAGAATTCCAGGATGGCAACCCGTCCACCCGGTTGGCAAACGCGGGTCATTTCCCGAATCCCCACTTCCGTGTTCGTCACATTTCTGAGACCGAACGCCACCGAAACAATTTGAAACTGATTATCTTCGAATGGAAGCTGCTGTGTGTCGGCTTCGCGGAACGTCAAACTCGCCGCTCCTTCCGCGATCTGCTTTCCAAACTGGCGATCCCGTTTCCCTTCCGCGATCTTCAGCATTTCCGGAGTAAAGTCCGTTGCCATCACCGGGATTTTCCCTCGACCGGCTTTCCAGTAAGCCAGAGCCAGGTCGCCCGTTCCCGTGCAGACATCCAGAATCGGCGCGGTCCCGGAAGGGGCCACCTTACGGATCGTCTGAGCACGCCAGTAGTAATCCACGCCTCCGGAAAGCACGTGATTCATGAGGTCGTATCGGCCCGAAATCTCGCCAAACATCTGACGGACGCGGGCTTCCGATTTATCAACAGTCGCAGACATATTTTACTTCAGCTGGTAGTGTAATTTTTCAATTGCAATGTCGCGGAATGGCGGAACGGCTCTCCCATCCAAAGGAGAGTGCCCACATCAATTACAAACCTGGCCAGACCTGTCCTCAGTGGGACCCAAACGCCTGATCTTAAGTTTGCAGTCAATGTGACAGCATCAATCCGCCAATCCATATTCGGCCCAACGCTCCGTAACGCGAGCCATCATTTCGTCCGAAGCCTGCAGCGTCTCGGGCCACGGTCGCTCTGACTCTCTCGAACTCTTGCGAGTCGCATCGATTCCGACCCGACTGGCAAGCGACTCCGTCAGTGGAGTGTAGTCATCATCTCGCGCCAAACCATCTGAGAAGAGAAAATCTCGACTCGGACACGTATTTGTTCCCACTGTAAACCAGACGGCCGCCTCGTTCTGGACGTCAACGTCTTCGTCGACAATGACAATCATCTTGGTCTGCCCCAGTTCTTCGAGTCCCCACAGGGAATGAAGGATCCGCCGTGCCTGGAATTCAACCGTCTTGCGAATGCGGACAAACAGGATGTTTCGGCCCGCCGCTGAAAATGGCTGGTGCAGATCCATCACTTCCGGCAACAGGCGTTTGACCATCGAGAGCTGAATTCGCTCGCGAGCAGCGGTGATCCAGCTCTCTTCGCTCGGGGGCAATCCGACCACCGTCGCGGGAAACACAGGATTGGCGCGATGCGTAATCGCGGTCAGTTGGATCAGCGGCAGTTCTCGAGAAACGTACGAACCATTTCCCCGGGCGACGGTTCGCGCTCGGGACGTCCTTGAATTCGCCGCGTCAATGTACCCTTCGAGGATAAATTCGGATCCTGCCGGAACTTCGATTTCATTCGTCCGGCAGCGAACCAGTTCCAAACTGGCGCCGCGAAGTTGTCCGACAAACCCGCGCACATCCCCAACCCAGGGAAGTCCCGTTGCCACGCAGAGCAGGGGGTCGCCTCCCAAACTGATCGAGACCGGAAGATTTTGTCCAGAGCTGATGGCGGCGTGGATAATGTCTCGCTGAACCGGATGTTCGTCATACCAGCCCAGTTCACTTTGTCCTGCCACAACGAGCGGCGACTGGAAAAGATGGAGCTTGCGTGTTTGCGGGTGAACCACGGCCAGCTGCCCGGACGTAATGACAGGATCCAGTTCCCCTTTCCAGTTTCGGGGTATGGGCAGATCCCACAGGTTTACGTCACGCCCGACACGGACCACCTGCTGGCACGCTGCGGTCTTGACCAGCTTCGGCGCAAATTGTCCCATCGATCCCCGTGACGGGACCAGCTTGAGCGAGTCGAGCCAGCTTGCCGGCTGAGCCAGTTCCAGGCGTCGTTCGACCTCGCCGCAAACCTCGGTCAGGTCCGATACCCCCAGACACAGGCAGATTCGTCGACGACTTCCCAGCAGGTTTGTCACGACAGGAATCGTGCTATTCTTTACATTCTCGAAGAACAGGGCTGGACCGCTGGGAGTCGCCTTTGTCGCGCGATCGGTGATCGCAGCAATTTCGATGGAGGAATCAACCAGCGCAGAGACGCGGACAAGCTCATTGTTGTCCTGCAGCAATGCGAGGAAATCGGCCAAAGAGGCATGCGACATAATCGTCCAACATCTTCAGGAATGGCAACATTCCCTTCCAGGGTCGTTCACGATCTGGCTCAAGGTCGTCACGATCAGCGAGCCAGGATTCTGATACAGTCAATTGGTGTGGGCACTGAACGCGACCGCCCGCAGATACTAGGAAAACGAGCATGGAATTACGAGCATTTGCTGAACGAGTTCTCCTGAGCGACTCGCTGGAAGTCAAAATTCAACGCATGAGCGAAACTTTGACGGACGAGAATCCGGGGCCATCCGTCCGCCTTGCCGAGCCTGTTCGCCCCGCCAATCTGCAGTTTGCCCCGCGACGGGCCGCACCGTCGATGCCGCATCCGTCGAACTTTTCAGACCCCCGAAAACGGGCGATCGCTCATCACATCCTCGCCAACCACGAGCTGCAGGCTCTGGAAGTCATGGCCTGGGTCCTGCTCGCCTTCCCGGATGCCCCGACGGAATTTCGAATGGGACTCGCCGAAGTCATGGCCGACGAGCAGCGGCATACACGCATGCACGCAGATCAGGCCGCAGACCTGGGTGTGCAGTTCGGCGATCTGCCGGTCAACTGCTACATCTGGAAGAAGGCCCAGGATTTTCAGTCGGTGCTCGACTATCTCGCCGGCATCCCCCTCACCTTCGAGGGACGCAATCTGGATCACACGCTCGAATTTGAAGAATACTTCGCTGCCGCAGGTGATTCACGCAGCGCCGCGATCATGAAGGCGATCCACAAGGATGAAATTCATCACGTTGCCTTCGGCCTGAAATGGCTGAGGATTCTCAAACCTGCTGCGCAAAGCGAATGGGATGCCTACGTCGAACACCTGCATTGGCCGCTTCGCCCCGAGAAATCGGTGGGAGACATCTTCCACGAGGCCCCCCGAATTGCGGCAGGTATGTCCCGTGAATTCATCGAGCGCCTTCAGGCACCGGAACCGAATGAAGGATCGTCGACCGAGCCTGCGGGCCGCTGAGCACAACAACGGATTACTGCGAAATTGAGTACGTGAAGCGTTCTGATCGGCGACATCCAAGTCCGCTCAAGAAACGTCCACCCGTACATGAAAAAACACTGCTTGACCGGAACAGTCAAGCAGTGTCATCGTTTCTGTCACGTCAAACGGTTGGGGAGGCCCGCCTGATTACAGACCTGGCTCAAGTCGAACGAGCCCTCCGGTGGGCTTTTCGCCAGTGTTCTCACCCGTGCCGAAGACGGTGAGGTACAGTGTCCCCTCTTTGTCAAAGGCCAGGGCCGTTGGTCGATCAAGACTGACAATCTTCTTGGCAGTGACCGCTTCTTCGCCCACTTCCAGTTCGAACAGTCCGCCATTTCCCTTGATCTCTTCAGCCCAGGCAAAATCGGTGGCGTACAGTTTTCCCGTCTTGGGGCTGTAAGCCAGACCGGTGATGTCGTTCAGGCCTGTCGTCAACTTTTTGGTCAATTTGCCTTCTTTGTCGTAGAAGGTCAGCAGCGAATCACCGGGGACGGTCATCTCGCCCATCTGACCCACGACCAGGCTTGAGCCATCGGGCGTAACGGTGATCGCAACGGGTGCGTCGACTTCGGTCGCTTCCTTCGTAGCGATCGTGCCGGTCAATTCACCTGGCTTGCCGTCGACGATTTTTGCCGTGGCGATCCACCCCTTGGTGTCGTCACCGTTGGAGGTGACGTAGATCGTGTCATTCCAGACAACAGCGGCGTAATAGTTCCCTTCGCCCTTGTAGTTGATCTCAGGATTCCCTTTGATCGGACCAAGAGCAAATTCGGTCTCCGTGGCCTTACGTGGCTTGGCGGGAAGCTCGTCAGCGATCTTGTAGACACGGACCAGCTCTTCACCGTCCTGAAGGCCCCCATCCGGGACGATCAGTCGGTCAGTGCCCCACAACGTCACCCCCAGAGGTCCGATATTGTATTTGGGTCCTTTGCCGTAGACGTCTGTGGGAAAGCCTTCGACTTCCAGATAGACCTTGCCGGGAGTCGACCGATCCCAGCGGAAGACTCCTTGATTCGAGGTCACGAAGACATGCCCCGTCCCCGGATGGACGGTAACACCCGAGGGATTATTCAGGTGCTTCACCAAGAGTTTCGGAGTGGGCTCCGCTGGCTTCTCCGCCGCCTCTTGGGCGTACGACATCGGGGCGAACGCCAGAACCGCGAGTACCGCAGTTAACGGTTGAACAAACAATCGACGCATACTCACTCCATTCATCCATACCACAGAAAGTTTCACCGCGCAACACCATCTATGAATCACTCAACCAGACCGGGAAATCGATCTGAAGAAGTCCACATAGGAAATGCATCCCTGCACTCGCCCTCGTTTGCGGAAGACGACTGCCACTCCCTCTGACGCCCCGCAAGGCTTCAGTGGAAACAAGCCGTGACGCTGTTTCAATTACTTCATCAGCGTGGTGATCGTACTGGACCTTGACCCACGATTCAATTTTACAGCGGAATCTCTCTGCAGAGCACCGACTTTTCATTCCCCCAGTTTGACGACAGGGAAGGTCGCTGACACACTTAACACGCGGTCGATCGTGAAAGGCAGTCAAGACGATCTGGCATCGGCTCACACCACTGCTCGTCCGAATGACTATCTCACGGTTGGCATTCAACCTGGGATCGCTGCCTCCCCCGATTGCCCCCCCGCTCGTCACATTCCCCTGTAATTGGACCTGAAGAGATTGATCGAGGCCCTGGACATGATTCGCCCTTTCGTACTGACATTTCTGTTTTCCATCTTGGCGGCGAGCCCTTTAGTGAGGGCTGGGGATTGGCCGAGTTGGCGAGGACCAACCGGAGACGGGATTTCGACCGAGAAGAATCTGCCCGTCGAGTGGAGCCCGACACAGAACGTTGCCTGGAAGCTTGAACTCCCTGGCCCCGCCGGTTCGACACCTGTCGTATGGGGCGATCGCATCTATCTGACATCAACGGCCGAAGACGGCAAACTGGTACTGATTGCCGTGTCACGCGATGGCAAAGAACTCTGGCGGCAGATGGTCGCCCAGGGAAACAAGGATGTTCGGGGTGACGAAGGAAACTCAGCCTCACCTTCACCGGTCACGGACGGTAAGCATGTCTGGACATTCTTCGCGAACGGCATCCTGGGTTGCTATACCGCAGACGGGAAGGAAGTCTGGAAATTCGACGTGCAGGACAGGTACGGAAAGCTGGAGATCGCCTTCGGCCTGACAGCCTCACCGGTGCTGCACGAGGGAGTGCTTTACCAGCAGTTGATCCACGGGGACGGCGATGCCGCCACACGGGAAGCCTGCGTCGTGGCTCTCGATGCCGCCACGGGAAAAGAAATCTGGAAAGTCGATCGTCCCAGTGACGCCCATTCCGAAAATGAATCGTCCTACGCCTCGGCAATCCTCTACAATGATGGGAACGAAAAGTTCCTGCTGTCTCATGGGGCTGACTTTGTGGTCGCTCACGATCTCAAGGATGGGCATGAGCTCTGGCGATGCGGCGACTTGAATAAGAAATCCAACTACGATCCCACGCTGCGGTTCGTGGCTTCCCCCGGAGTTGCAAAAGGACTGATCGTCGTCCCCAGCGCCAAAAAGGGGCCTGTCGTGGCTCTCAAGCCCAACGGCCGCGGAGATATCACCAAACAGAGCGAATTCCACTGGTGGTCCTCCGCAAGAACCCCCGATGTCCCCTCTCCATTGATCGTGGGTGATCTGGTCTACCTGTGCATGGAAAACGGTGACCTCGCCATCATGCGCGCCAAGACCGGCGAACAGCTCGACTACCAGCGCACCCACCGTCAACGCCACCGCGCCTCACCCGTCTACGCCGATGGCAAGATCTATCTCACCGCCCGCGATGGCCAGGTGACCGTCGTCAAGGCCGCTGAAAAAGTCGAAATCCTCGCCGAAAACCAACTGGGCGAAGACATCTCCTCGTCCCCCGCCATCTCAAACGGAGTCATCTACATCCGCTCCTTTCAGCATCTTTGGGCCATTGCCCAAGGGAAGTAAAACCGCGAAGATCAACCTAGGCGTGCACCGCGGCACGCCTGGAATTTTGGTGAGAAGATTGCAGTACGCCCAAGACGCCAGTCACAACGTGCCCACAGCTGCGGTGGGCATCGTCGACAGCAACTCAATCCGCTCAGCTGAAGCAAAAATAGAAAGGGGTTGCAGTGTGGGGAAAGAATCGAACCCCACTGCGACACCCAATCATCAGTTCAAATATTTCGTTCCGAGATGTTACCGCTGCCGCGGTCCGAACGGCGCCACTCGAGTCTCGAAAGTGGCGGGGGGGCAGAAGGAAACAAGCAATTCGAGTCGCCTGACAAGGGACCGCAAAGACGACCTCCAACAGGCTGTAGAAATCACAGGCAGTCAAAAAACGAGGTG is from Schlesneria sp. DSM 10557 and encodes:
- the ubiE gene encoding bifunctional demethylmenaquinone methyltransferase/2-methoxy-6-polyprenyl-1,4-benzoquinol methylase UbiE, producing MSATVDKSEARVRQMFGEISGRYDLMNHVLSGGVDYYWRAQTIRKVAPSGTAPILDVCTGTGDLALAYWKAGRGKIPVMATDFTPEMLKIAEGKRDRQFGKQIAEGAASLTFREADTQQLPFEDNQFQIVSVAFGLRNVTNTEVGIREMTRVCQPGGRVAILEFSMPTNPMFNFVYRNYFKHVLPRIGQLFAKNKQSAYEYLPASVSEFPYGKELADKLESCGLTKVTFTPLTFGIATLYVGEKPQ
- a CDS encoding PQQ-binding-like beta-propeller repeat protein, yielding MIRPFVLTFLFSILAASPLVRAGDWPSWRGPTGDGISTEKNLPVEWSPTQNVAWKLELPGPAGSTPVVWGDRIYLTSTAEDGKLVLIAVSRDGKELWRQMVAQGNKDVRGDEGNSASPSPVTDGKHVWTFFANGILGCYTADGKEVWKFDVQDRYGKLEIAFGLTASPVLHEGVLYQQLIHGDGDAATREACVVALDAATGKEIWKVDRPSDAHSENESSYASAILYNDGNEKFLLSHGADFVVAHDLKDGHELWRCGDLNKKSNYDPTLRFVASPGVAKGLIVVPSAKKGPVVALKPNGRGDITKQSEFHWWSSARTPDVPSPLIVGDLVYLCMENGDLAIMRAKTGEQLDYQRTHRQRHRASPVYADGKIYLTARDGQVTVVKAAEKVEILAENQLGEDISSSPAISNGVIYIRSFQHLWAIAQGK
- a CDS encoding ferritin-like domain-containing protein: MELRAFAERVLLSDSLEVKIQRMSETLTDENPGPSVRLAEPVRPANLQFAPRRAAPSMPHPSNFSDPRKRAIAHHILANHELQALEVMAWVLLAFPDAPTEFRMGLAEVMADEQRHTRMHADQAADLGVQFGDLPVNCYIWKKAQDFQSVLDYLAGIPLTFEGRNLDHTLEFEEYFAAAGDSRSAAIMKAIHKDEIHHVAFGLKWLRILKPAAQSEWDAYVEHLHWPLRPEKSVGDIFHEAPRIAAGMSREFIERLQAPEPNEGSSTEPAGR
- a CDS encoding GTP-binding protein, whose product is MFMTDRKRIPTNLITGFLGVGKTSAIRHLISQKPAGERWAVLVNEFGEVGIDGALIESAGSDNVAVTEIAGGCFCCSSDSPIEFSLMELIRQTNPDRVVIEPTGLGHPAKVLDTLRGPWFRGIVDLRATICLADPADYANPAVTNVNVFQDQLHMADVVVVNKLDRTSPDRLREFLTFLNGLFPPKAQVLTTTGGRIDRSLLDTDISPERTALFPDAHPARPEPDVTTTSASETVRVGDRPLISMLLPGHPVRKESRQSDRAACGWIFSPLDTFRQISLFELFSGSLDVHRLKGVFNVGSEWILYNRVGGELTYESIPYRRDSRLEVILDQPDFDWNEFEVLLLQCLKTR
- a CDS encoding YbeD family protein, encoding MNPHPPQELLEQTHSFPGRFVFKAIGRPADDFASRVVAVVRLTLELDFDPPYELKETAAGRHVSVTVEPQVETSQQVIDIYSAIRNLEGLVMLL
- a CDS encoding UbiD family decarboxylase, whose amino-acid sequence is MSHASLADFLALLQDNNELVRVSALVDSSIEIAAITDRATKATPSGPALFFENVKNSTIPVVTNLLGSRRRICLCLGVSDLTEVCGEVERRLELAQPASWLDSLKLVPSRGSMGQFAPKLVKTAACQQVVRVGRDVNLWDLPIPRNWKGELDPVITSGQLAVVHPQTRKLHLFQSPLVVAGQSELGWYDEHPVQRDIIHAAISSGQNLPVSISLGGDPLLCVATGLPWVGDVRGFVGQLRGASLELVRCRTNEIEVPAGSEFILEGYIDAANSRTSRARTVARGNGSYVSRELPLIQLTAITHRANPVFPATVVGLPPSEESWITAARERIQLSMVKRLLPEVMDLHQPFSAAGRNILFVRIRKTVEFQARRILHSLWGLEELGQTKMIVIVDEDVDVQNEAAVWFTVGTNTCPSRDFLFSDGLARDDDYTPLTESLASRVGIDATRKSSRESERPWPETLQASDEMMARVTERWAEYGLAD